The stretch of DNA aacagaaaatgagacACTAGGCATTGTGTGACATCAGGAAgcatatttctgtttatttgccTTTCTTCAAGAACTCGAAGTCACCCATTAGGCAAAGGAGTGCATACAAGGATGTACaagaaaaagattaaaagagaCTTCTTTATTATTGTATTCTGTGGCATGAAAGCCAAatgccttttgtttttgtttgtttttaaaggataTGTTTCTACTCTGGCTGAGGTGTTACACTTCAGAGAACAACCTACCATCTGCAGGAAACCTCTTTAGAAAATTAGAAGCGAGCACAGCTATTTGCTGAGCTGTTTTCCTGAACAAACACTGCCAGCTGCACTAATAGTATTTTACCAGACACTTGTGAGTTTGTGAACCCCTAAGTTTATAAAGAAATAGGAAATCCATCTGCCGGctgacagggatggggaaaagcagctggagtTGCTTCCCCCTCAGCAGATTCCCACCTGCTACAAACAAACAGTGTTTGTTCCGTACAGCCACGATGACCTGGCAAATCTGCCTTAAATCTGCCCAGGCATAGACAGCTTGCCCATAGTCCGATACACTGCGTTAGTAACTTTCATATATAATTAAACCCCTCAGTTTGTCTCCTAATATCCTTCACACGATGCTCTGTCTGTTCACGTCCACATTGTATGCTGATGAATTGGAACAGCCTCGGCCAAAATCAATGAAAATGCCTTCAGAATCAGAGTCGATGGACTCCAAAATCTGATCCACTATGTTCTCAGGGCTGGAAGAGGGAACTGGAAGTAAGGAAGTGTCTCTGTCTAGCTCAAAAGACCTGTGTGGGTCACCAACTGCGTGGAAGAGTTCTGTCTGttgctcagctgtgctgagtTTGCTGGAGCACTGCACTGACCCAGTGCTGGGCCTCTCCTGGTCTCCTGGCAGTGAGCTTTTCATGGTTGTCATGGAGCTCTTGGAACCGTTGTCCATGACGGTGGTGAGGTTGGAGTACCCCTGGAGCTCCAAGCAGGAGGTCATTTCTGAGACAGAGTGCCTTCGGATGCCGGTTCCGTTGGCAGCTATGCTCTCAGTGTCATACTCGGCCACGGGTGTCAGCAGTGGATTGTTGTAGCTCTTTGATCGCACCACGGGGTTCTTGGCAAGGACGTCACCCGACTTGGAACGTCTGAAGAACCGCTTCTCTGTAAACAAAGAGCCAGAGTCATATCTGCAAAGTCTCCAGTTATGGTACTAATAATTATGGGTGTTCAAAAGAAACGCAAAGTCCTGATTATTCATAAGCTTTTCTGGAATGAAACTTTTCTAGAAGAAGACATTTTGCCGATATTTCTGATTCACAGGCTTCAGATTTCCTAGATTTCTTTAGCATACTGAAGACCCCAAACCTATCTTTACAAATAATAACTGAGATTCCCTTACAGTCACACAACTTCAGCGGCTGAACTAAAACAGTAAATACAGAGAGAGAGGTGGTAATACAGTTGTAAATACTTCCTTTAGACAAGAACAGAAAGTGCAATTCTGTTCTTTTTCAGGCTATAAacattttccctcatttttagTAGCTGAAATTTAACTTTTCCACCCATCCTGGGAAAATTAAGTCTCTTTAAATTTGGAGCATGAGGATTAAGACAAGCAGTTTTTCTACTAATTCTGGAAAAACCTTCAAAGTTCAGAGACCACATGAGGGAGAGACCAGCAAGAGTGACTGAAAATGTTAACTAGAGGGCAGTGCCCACAGAAACCTCTTTTTGGGGGAGCAAATCTGCCTTAAATCCAGCAGTGATTGCCTGAATGCTGTGAACCAAGtggagttttaaaaaaagataggCAGCAGATGGCAGCAAGTGAGCACTGAGCTCCCTCTCTGCCAGTAGTTTAGCACTGGACTGTCCTGGCAGAGTGAATAAAGTTACCATCATGAGCAAAACGACCACCACTCAAACTCTGTGCAGGTCTCGGTGCTCGGATTCACTCCTGCCATCAGAAGAAGAAGTGGTGTGAATAATACGTCTCACTTTTGAagcttgctttctttctgctACTCTCACTTTGCCATCCCATGAAGGAGGCACAACTGGAGCAGGGGCTCAAATTACCCTCTGGAAGTCACGACAGCCACTGCAAATAAACTGTCTGCTTTAAATCAGGATGCTGGTATATGTTCCCTCAAACATATTCCAATCTCTTAAAATTATGCTATTGTGCGGTTATGTGCTTACCTAGACACAAATTCCAATCATATGCTGTACTACTAAAAAAGCCAGTTTCTGTATTTAAGACTGTATTTTGTAGCTGTGTCTGCCTTAGCAGTGAAATCATCTGATCCAAGTTCATTTTTGGACTTTTTCATGGTTAAGGAGTTTGAGCCGGTAATCAGAAAAGGTTCCTGGGGCTATGAACTCTGGTAACAACATGCAACATACTAGCAAAATAGTTGAAGAGAATTAGAGTCATTAGTTCAAAAGAAGCAGCCACTTACACACTAAGCTCCCTTGGATCCAGGTTCAGTGATTGCAGTGAGACCCATTCCAGGAGTACTGCTACATCTACAACCCAGACCACAGCAAGAGGAAGTGCCCAGCCTACCAAAACCTTCCTATCTTCTGCAGTCATGTAATCAGACATTTATTTGCTAACAATTTGTTTCACTGATGCTTTATTCTCTGTTGGTGCATTTTTTCTATCTTGACATACAAAAGCTTGTATTTAGAAAATGTCAGTTTGAGGCTCCATTTAAATGCTTGTGGCCTTTTAATGGCAAGCACTGAATACAAAGCAGTAATCCTGAACCATTTTCAGGACATAACCAGCCTCTATTTAGTCACTTAACACTCATTTGTTTCTTAAACACCTGCAACACAACCATTCTGCCATTCAGCTCCAAGAGAAAATCAACTACTTTACTGACCATTTCTGACAAGCAAACAGACTGAACTGACTGCAGAGAAAACATGCAATTGAACTTATCTTCCCTTCTGTTTGCTCTATTTAATCAGACCATCTCAGTATGTACAATAAAATACTCAGGTACTACCACgtttcctttttcatttacGTTGGTAGTATCTCCCTTGTATTTTGAACAGATTGCATTGGTATGTAGGATATCCCACCTTCATCCTGGCTAAATCTTGCCATCACAGAAGTCACCAAAGGCTTCAGAGCTCCAAGAATCAGAAATTAAGCTGGAGGGAACTCCAGCTGCCACCAGGCCAGCCCACGTTTCCCCCTTGCTCCTTATGGAGGCTGATGTTTGTGACAGGCAAAAAGTGTCTCAGCAGGGAAGATTCAATAATCTCCAGAGGCAACGCATGGgaaatttgagatttttccTTCCATGTAATATGAATTCTCGGTGCTATGTAAGACCCACTCTGTATCTCCACTGGGATGGAGAACAGCTTATTACTTTCTATCTGCAGAAAGCTTTTACATGCTTGAAGGCTTATGTGTTAGTCTTTTCTAAGACAAATTCCTACTCTCTTCCCTAATTTTAACAGCCTTGTACAATCTTTGTGTACTAATGAACACTAATGAAAATTAACTACTGAGTACTTTAAAAGTGGCTTCTTGCTTCTTCCTCTCACTGTCCATAAAGCATCCTGTGTTAAAGCTCTCTTGTTAAAAGGTAGAATGGGAATGCTAAATACTCTAGGTTCATCTTTTGCCACTGCAAGATTCACTGCGACTCTGCACCTTGAATGGTTTTAAAAGAGAAGCCTGATGTACTCATGTAAGCACTGGCAGCCACCTCTTGTgcaggccctggccctgcatggAGCAAGGTTTTGGGAagttctctgtgctgtgccaaaTGGAGTCTGTGTTGTTCTTACCCAAGATACAGGCAGAGTGCATGAAGGGTCCATCACTGGAATACAGACCATACGTGCCCAAGTAAGGAGAAACAACTTTCTGGATCAGGGATTCCAGTTTCAAATAATCTTCAGACACACCTTTTGACTCATGAACCccctgaaaaagagaaataccCGAGATGAGCACTGCCCCTTTCAATCACAAGCTCTCCTGGCTCACCAGGGCAACCAGAGAAGAACAAGCATTTTCACCGAGTGAAAGCAAAGGTGCCCTGCAATGTGATCCTGGTTTGCTGGTACAGCTGATTCCTCTTCTGTAAAACCAAGAGATGTGAATCAGACCAGAGCTACCTCCAGGACATTTAAATTCAGGAAAAGTACATCCTACCTAGTGCACAGCactcagggaaggagagaggacaTGATCTGTAAAGAGGAATTAAAAACATCCCTGGACTTTTTGCTATTGCAATCTTACAGCGACTTCCTGAATGATCGCATCTGGTACCACAGGGTGTCACTGCCATCTCGGCAATAGCAACAGCATTAAGGAAAAGGTGAAACGGAGAccctcagaaatatttcttccagGATATTTTCAACAACAAATATTTACAGTAAAGAAGTTTGTTCTCTTTCCTCATCCATCCCTTGGCACCTATCAATGTTCCAGGCAAAAGTCACATTATAATTAGCATGGTAAGAATCACCCACAGCCAAAATGTTTAGCCTTTAGCTGTAACTCTGCACTTCCACCCACAAGCATACTTGTTGGGCTGCAGAGGTGACAGAAAAACCTTGCAGAATTGTATTCTCCCTTCAGCTTACAGCTGTAGAGCGTGTGCTCCCATGTGGTCTGAGCAGAGCGCCGTACACTCTTGAGTAGGATACCTCTTGCAATATGGAGCAAATTCACATTTTCCACGTGCTCAACACATCATGTCGCAGAATTAAGATCCTAAATGCCATACTCAGCAAGAACTCTGCCAGAATTTAGGAGATTTCATGACGTGTTCCTGAGCTACTGTAAAAAGAAATTGATTGGGATGAAAGCCTCCGGAGAGCAATATAAAGACCAGATGAGTAAAGTTGCAACACTTCCTTCAGCATGTGAAAGGATTCAGGATGTGTTCATAGCTCAGTATGACTCACCAACCAGAGTCTAGAGTGACTCCCAGATGTGTTTCTGAATGGCTGACTCTACACCCTGCTTGCTGCACTGCCTCGTCACTTGATAAAAGTTTatgaatggaaaataaataatggcTAACAGAGAATTCAAATCTGGACAGAATTTGAATTCCAGTTCAGCAGTTTTTAAGTAACAAATAATGATCTTTGGTGATGTGCTATGTCTTGGCAGGCAGCTGGACACActgtgagggagggagggagggagtgctgggacaggagccGCAGAACCCGGGACACGGTCACGGCGGGGAACGCGGCAGCGGCTGGATcggaggctggcagggctggacacagctggCTCAGGCAGGGACGCAGGGACAAAGCGACAGGGCAGTGGTCAAGGACACAGGGAGGCAGGACAAACGCGAGGGCCAAcaagtgccagcagcagcaggagagccaaAAGGCATGCTGgagccagggaaaaaaaggacaaagagcAGGCTAGGGCCAGGACGAAGGAGCAGACCTCAGCAGGCTACTCAGCAGGAGCCAAAGCAAAACTGTAAGACTCAAAAGGCCCCCAGACTCAAAAAGCCCCAACTCAAAAACTCCCAAGAAAACAAGTCTGGAAAGGCCCCCAGAGCCGGTGACGCAGTTACTTTTATACCCCCTGGCCCCGCCTCAAGTCTGCCTGCTGGCAGGAGACCACTGGCCCAGTCCAGCCTTCCACTGCGGTCCATGGGTGGCGACCTTTCGCCGTCCGATCAGAGAAGCCTCTCTGGGGAGTGCAGTGTCTCCTGCTGTCCCATGTGAGCTTGGAAATGGTTGCCACGCAGTCCCCCCAGAGACAAGGCTTTCTCCTATCTTCTAGTTGTCTCCTGCACGTGGCAGGAGACAGTTGTCTCCCCCACATGCCTCTGACAATCAGTGTTGAGCCAAATCAAAACTAAATTGGCTCCTCACAAACCCCAGTAACTCACTAGTGCCACACTGCTCAAAAACCTACTCTTACCACCAGCTGAACTGTATGAGTAACAGAAGTGTCCTTGCCTAGTAGCACCTTAACACTGTCTGATTTCCTATCAGCCTTCAGGTCTGAAGAgttcttttggttttgaattATATGTTCTGATGAACTACTCAAAAGCCAGAGCTATATTCTGCATGGACAGCTGCTCTTGCAGAGATACAAGGAGACTTCCAGcagccctcctgggctgggatagGCTCCTGTGGTAAGCTGACAGGATGGAGAGTTGACCCCCAAACTACAGCTGCTAGGACAGCTCTCCATCATCATGgggccagggagctgtgcagggcacagacTCACCTCATCCCCAAcactgctgtcctgcagctgctgcacctgGAGAGCCCACTGGCTTTCTGTTCCTGAGTAACACTCTCTTCTCTGAAAAACCCAATTCCCTCACCACCTGCATCAGCTTCTTCAGTCTTGCCCTCAGCCTTCATTTCTGTTCTCTCAAGGCATTGTTAATCTCCACGTCTTTTGAATTTCAGCATCTTTTTGTTTGCCACCTTTGCAGTGAAGAAGCCACTGAATTCTACCAGTACAGTGTAAAACCACTCAGTATTGAAACAGCCTGCTATTAGTTTTAATCCTCAGCCCTGCACTCCAagggatatttttaaaaacatactgAAAACTCGTAAAATATGTGGTATTTGCTGGAGCCAGTGCTGACTTCTGCACTGTGCCTTGGCACAAACATGCTCTACCACCTGCGACATCCTTCCTGCACTGACCATTGTTCAAAGCTTTTCTGCAGGGGCCTGATGGAGCAACCCCCTTAAACCTTTTACTGGATGTGGAGCTTCTGTCAGAGCAAGAGCATTAACAGGGTGCAGATCCCATCCTGACCCTGCAAACCAGTGGTTTTCCTGCATTCCTTTCTGATGTGATACTCAGTAACAAGCATCCTCTGGGCCTCTATCTTACCAAATATAAGTACATCCCAAAGTGTAGCAAGGACAATTTCAGCCTTCCCAATCTAAACTTTCCATATGATGTAATGACACTGTCACTTACTTATGAACCACCCCAGCCCATGTAGCCTAGAGAAGTGTCTGCAGGCTCAGAGCAAGCTTTAGGAGCCTGGAAGAAGCTTGTTCTGATTTAGATGCCAGGCCCAAGAGTGCATTTAAACTCCTGTCTCCCCACCAGAGGTTTCTAACCCGTCCCCTGTGCCACATGTGCAATTACTTGTTTGTGTAACACCGAATTCAGTAGAAAAGCACTTCTAGTAGAAGCTCAGGAATGGAGGAAAGTATAGTTATAAATGTTTCATATATCTGTATGTAAAGACAGATAAATAGATAGCTAAGTATGCACAGACATCTGTTCACCCACCTGCATCGATATCTATATGAAGTCCTTTTTAGACCCTTCCCCAAATTTTTTAAGTGATTGGTGCTTATAAAGGCAAACAAAATGAACCTTAGAGTTAAACCAACTTGGATGGTTATTTGTGTCATAACcatttctgaaaaaattatGACGGGACTTAAAAGTTGCcaataaaatagtaataataataatgataataaagtATTTCGCTGTTATTTTGGCAGCTTATGCTTCCTCTTGTACTAACTGCTCAATGCCTTACTATCTTAGTATTTCACTAAGAAGCAATAAAGCAAAAGTCATAAGGCTGGCTGCTTAGCTTACAAGAAGCTCTATTacaatttggggaaaaaataaaacttggaGCTTTATCAGTAAAACAGAGATTCTACCCGTATCTTTAATGCAATATTTGCTCTGCAGACCTGCAAAAACTTACTGTGAAAGATAACTGTGTATTGTAAATCAAAGATGACTCCgaagaaggggagagagaatgatgcatttGACTTTATCATCAGAAGGttaatgaattactttattatactacaCTATGTACATTtgatctaaactgaatctgctgTGCCCTCCCTTTTGCTTACAACTGTATAG from Haemorhous mexicanus isolate bHaeMex1 chromosome 5, bHaeMex1.pri, whole genome shotgun sequence encodes:
- the PRR5 gene encoding proline-rich protein 5 isoform X1 → MSSPSLSDLGKREQAALDERGTQQRRACSNATWNSIHNGVIAVFQRKGLPDHELYNLNEGVRQLLKTELGSFFTEYLQNQLLTKGMVILRDKIRFYEGRCSAIPGKLGSMHHGDSRRQTEPLQMSKVPPSPPALYADHDTIWSGMSLWPGQKLLDTLAETWDFFFSDVLPMLQAIFYPVQGKEPSVRQLALLHFRNIITLNIKLEDALSRSRARVPPSIIQMLLILQGVHESKGVSEDYLKLESLIQKVVSPYLGTYGLYSSDGPFMHSACILEKRFFRRSKSGDVLAKNPVVRSKSYNNPLLTPVAEYDTESIAANGTGIRRHSVSEMTSCLELQGYSNLTTVMDNGSKSSMTTMKSSLPGDQERPSTGSVQCSSKLSTAEQQTELFHAVGDPHRSFELDRDTSLLPVPSSSPENIVDQILESIDSDSEGIFIDFGRGCSNSSAYNVDVNRQSIV
- the PRR5 gene encoding proline-rich protein 5 isoform X3, with amino-acid sequence MVILRDKIRFYEGRCSAIPGKLGSMHHGDSRRQTEPLQMSKVPPSPPALYADHDTIWSGMSLWPGQKLLDTLAETWDFFFSDVLPMLQAIFYPVQGKEPSVRQLALLHFRNIITLNIKLEDALSRSRARVPPSIIQMLLILQGVHESKGVSEDYLKLESLIQKVVSPYLGTYGLYSSDGPFMHSACILEKRFFRRSKSGDVLAKNPVVRSKSYNNPLLTPVAEYDTESIAANGTGIRRHSVSEMTSCLELQGYSNLTTVMDNGSKSSMTTMKSSLPGDQERPSTGSVQCSSKLSTAEQQTELFHAVGDPHRSFELDRDTSLLPVPSSSPENIVDQILESIDSDSEGIFIDFGRGCSNSSAYNVDVNRQSIV
- the PRR5 gene encoding proline-rich protein 5 isoform X2, with the translated sequence MRTLRRLKFMSSPSLSDLGKREQAALDERGTQQRRACSNATWNSIHNGVIAVFQRKGLPDHELYNLNEGVRQLLKTELGSFFTEYLQNQLLTKGMVILRDKIRFYEGQKLLDTLAETWDFFFSDVLPMLQAIFYPVQGKEPSVRQLALLHFRNIITLNIKLEDALSRSRARVPPSIIQMLLILQGVHESKGVSEDYLKLESLIQKVVSPYLGTYGLYSSDGPFMHSACILEKRFFRRSKSGDVLAKNPVVRSKSYNNPLLTPVAEYDTESIAANGTGIRRHSVSEMTSCLELQGYSNLTTVMDNGSKSSMTTMKSSLPGDQERPSTGSVQCSSKLSTAEQQTELFHAVGDPHRSFELDRDTSLLPVPSSSPENIVDQILESIDSDSEGIFIDFGRGCSNSSAYNVDVNRQSIV